Proteins encoded within one genomic window of Oryza sativa Japonica Group plastid, complete genome:
- the rps14 gene encoding ribosomal protein S14, with protein sequence MAKKSLIQRERKRQKLEQKYHLIRRSSKKKIRSKVYPLSLSEKTKMREKLQSLPRNSAPTRLHRRCFLTGRPRANYRDFGLSGHILREMVYACLLPGATRSSW encoded by the coding sequence ATGGCAAAAAAAAGTTTGATTCAGAGAGAGAGGAAGCGGCAGAAATTAGAACAGAAATATCATTTGATTCGTCGATCTTCAAAAAAAAAGATAAGAAGCAAAGTTTACCCTTTGAGTTTGAGTGAAAAAACGAAAATGCGAGAAAAATTGCAATCCCTGCCACGTAATAGTGCACCGACACGCCTTCATCGACGTTGTTTTTTGACCGGAAGACCTAGAGCTAACTATCGAGACTTTGGGCTATCCGGACACATACTTCGAGAAATGGTTTATGCATGTTTGTTACCGGGTGCAACAAGATCCAGTTGGTAA
- the psaB gene encoding photosystem I P700 chlorophyll a apoprotein A2 (PsaB), whose amino-acid sequence MELRFPRFSQGLAQDPTTRRIWFGIATAHDFESHDDITEERLYQNIFASHFGQLAIIFLWTSGNLFHVAWQGNFESWIQDPLHVRPIAHAIWDPHFGQPAVEAFTRGGAAGPVNIAYSGVYQWWYTIGLRTNEDLYTGALFLLFLSTLSLIGGWLHLQPKWKPSLSWFKNAESRLNHHLSGLFGVSSLAWTGHLVHVAIPASRGEYVRWNNFLDVLPYPQGLGPLLTGQWNLYAQNPDSSNHLFGTTQGAGTAILTLLGGFHPQTQSLWLTDIAHHHLAIAFIFLIAGHMYRTNFGIGHSIKDLLEAHTPPGGRLGRGHKGLYDTINNSIHFQLGLALASLGVITSLVAQHMYSLPSYAFIAQDFTTQAALYTHHQYIAGFIMTGAFAHGAIFFIRDYNPEQNEDNVLARMLDHKEAIISHLSWASLFLGFHTLGLYVHNDVMLAFGTPEKQILIEPIFAQWIQSAHGKTTYGFDILLSSTSGPAFNAGRTLWLPGWLNAVNENSNSLFLTIGPGDFLVHHAIALGLHTTTLILVKGALDARGSKLMPDKKDFGYSFPCDGPGRGGTCDISAWDAFYLAVFWMLNTIGWVTFYWHWKHITLWQGNVSQFNESSTYLMGWLRDYLWLNSSQLINGYNPFGMNSLSVWAWMFLFGHLVWATGFMFLISWRGYWQELIETLAWAHERTPLANLIRWRDKPVALSIVQARLVGLAHFSVGYIFTYAAFLIASTSGKFG is encoded by the coding sequence ATGGAATTAAGATTTCCCAGGTTTAGCCAAGGCTTAGCTCAGGACCCCACTACTCGTCGTATTTGGTTTGGTATTGCTACCGCACATGATTTCGAAAGTCATGATGATATTACTGAGGAACGTCTTTATCAGAACATTTTTGCTTCTCACTTTGGGCAATTAGCAATAATCTTTCTATGGACGTCCGGAAATCTGTTTCATGTCGCTTGGCAAGGAAATTTTGAATCATGGATACAGGATCCTTTACACGTAAGACCTATTGCTCATGCGATTTGGGATCCTCATTTTGGTCAACCCGCTGTGGAAGCCTTTACTCGAGGAGGCGCCGCCGGTCCAGTGAATATCGCCTATTCTGGGGTTTATCAGTGGTGGTATACAATTGGATTACGGACCAATGAAGATCTTTATACAGGAGCTCTTTTTCTATTATTTCTTTCTACCCTATCCTTAATAGGGGGTTGGTTACATCTACAACCCAAATGGAAACCAAGCCTTTCGTGGTTCAAAAACGCGGAATCTCGTCTCAATCATCATTTGTCAGGACTTTTCGGGGTAAGTTCTTTGGCTTGGACAGGACATTTAGTTCATGTCGCTATTCCAGCATCCAGGGGAGAGTACGTTCGATGGAATAATTTCTTAGATGTATTACCCTATCCACAGGGGTTGGGACCCCTTCTGACGGGTCAGTGGAATCTTTATGCCCAAAACCCCGATTCGAGTAATCATTTATTTGGTACCACTCAAGGAGCGGGAACTGCTATTCTAACTCTTCTTGGGGGATTCCATCCACAAACACAAAGTTTGTGGCTGACCGATATTGCTCATCATCATTTAGCTATTGCATTTATTTTTCTCATTGCCGGTCATATGTATCGAACTAACTTCGGAATTGGGCACAGTATCAAAGATCTTTTAGAAGCACATACTCCTCCGGGGGGTCGATTAGGGCGTGGGCATAAGGGCCTTTACGACACAATCAATAATTCGATTCATTTTCAATTAGGTCTTGCTCTAGCTTCTTTAGGGGTTATTACTTCCTTAGTAGCTCAACATATGTACTCTTTACCTTCTTATGCATTCATAGCACAAGACTTTACTACTCAAGCAGCTTTATATACTCATCACCAATACATTGCAGGGTTCATCATGACAGGGGCTTTTGCTCATGGAGCTATTTTTTTCATTAGAGATTACAATCCGGAACAGAATGAGGATAATGTATTGGCAAGAATGTTAGACCATAAAGAAGCTATCATATCTCATTTAAGTTGGGCTAGTCTCTTCCTAGGATTCCATACTTTGGGCCTTTATGTTCATAATGACGTCATGCTTGCTTTTGGTACTCCAGAAAAGCAAATCTTGATCGAACCTATATTTGCTCAATGGATACAATCGGCTCATGGTAAGACGACATATGGGTTCGATATACTCTTATCTTCAACGAGCGGTCCCGCTTTCAATGCGGGTCGAACCCTATGGTTACCCGGATGGTTGAATGCTGTTAACGAGAATAGTAATTCGCTTTTCTTAACAATAGGACCTGGAGATTTCTTGGTTCATCATGCTATTGCTTTAGGTTTGCATACAACTACATTGATTTTAGTAAAGGGTGCTTTAGATGCACGCGGTTCCAAATTAATGCCGGATAAAAAAGATTTTGGATATAGTTTTCCTTGCGACGGCCCTGGTCGCGGCGGTACTTGTGATATTTCTGCTTGGGACGCGTTTTATTTGGCAGTTTTCTGGATGTTAAATACCATTGGATGGGTTACTTTTTATTGGCATTGGAAACACATCACATTATGGCAGGGCAACGTTTCACAATTTAATGAATCCTCCACTTATTTGATGGGATGGTTAAGAGATTACCTATGGTTAAACTCTTCACAACTTATCAATGGATATAATCCTTTTGGGATGAATAGTTTATCGGTATGGGCGTGGATGTTCTTATTTGGACATCTTGTTTGGGCGACTGGATTTATGTTCTTAATTTCCTGGCGTGGATATTGGCAGGAATTAATTGAGACTTTAGCATGGGCTCATGAACGGACACCTTTGGCTAATTTAATTCGCTGGAGAGATAAGCCCGTGGCTCTTTCCATTGTGCAAGCAAGATTGGTGGGATTAGCTCACTTTTCCGTGGGTTATATATTCACTTATGCCGCTTTCTTGATTGCCTCAACATCAGGCAAGTTTGGTTAA